In Nitrosarchaeum koreense MY1, one genomic interval encodes:
- a CDS encoding universal stress protein: MFTNILVPFDLSNQSIHAFKTALDIAKKYNSRITLLTCLEGDAWHHKFYDSSADDEIIKKQKKAILAHIAKVEPLAKKANISMKSQILKSMSVVKDIVAYAKSRKIDLIVMSSHGRTGVDKLILGSVANGVAQKSSCPVLIIK; the protein is encoded by the coding sequence TTGTTCACAAATATTCTTGTTCCATTTGATCTCTCAAATCAATCCATTCATGCATTTAAAACTGCACTAGACATTGCAAAGAAATACAATTCCAGAATCACTCTTCTGACATGTCTTGAGGGAGATGCATGGCATCACAAGTTTTATGATTCTAGTGCAGATGATGAGATTATTAAAAAACAGAAAAAGGCAATACTTGCTCATATTGCCAAGGTAGAACCACTAGCAAAAAAAGCAAACATATCAATGAAATCTCAGATTTTAAAATCCATGTCAGTTGTTAAAGATATTGTTGCATATGCGAAATCTCGAAAAATAGATTTGATAGTAATGAGTTCTCATGGAAGAACTGGAGTGGATAAATTAATTCTTGGCAGTGTTGCAAATGGTGTTGCACAGAAATCTAGCTGTCCAGTGTTGATAATAAAATAA